The Streptomyces sp. NL15-2K genome contains a region encoding:
- the rpsA gene encoding 30S ribosomal protein S1: MTSSTETTATTPQVAVNDIGNEEAFLAAIDETIKYFNDGDIVDGVIVKVDRDEVLLDIGYKTEGVIPSRELSIKHDVDPNEVVAVGDEIEALVLQKEDKEGRLILSKKRAQYERAWGTIEKIKEEDGIVTGTVIEVVKGGLILDIGLRGFLPASLVEMRRVRDLQPYVGKELEAKIIELDKNRNNVVLSRRAWLEQTQSEVRQTFLTTLQKGQVRSGVVSSIVNFGAFVDLGGVDGLVHVSELSWKHIDHPSEVVEVGQEVTVEVLDVDMDRERVSLSLKATQEDPWQQFARTHQIGQVVPGKVTKLVPFGAFVRVDEGIEGLVHISELAERHVEIPEQVVQVNDEIFVKVIDIDLERRRISLSLKQANESFGADPASVEFDPTLYGMAASYDDQGNYIYPEGFDPETNDWLEGYEKQREEWERQYAEAQTRFEQHQQQVIKSREADEKAAAEGGTEAAAPAAAGGGGSYSSEGPDNSGALASDEALAALREKLAGGQS, translated from the coding sequence ATGACGAGCAGCACCGAGACCACCGCCACCACCCCGCAGGTAGCGGTCAACGACATCGGTAACGAGGAAGCCTTCCTCGCCGCGATCGACGAGACGATCAAGTACTTCAACGACGGCGACATCGTCGACGGCGTCATCGTGAAGGTCGACCGGGACGAGGTCCTGCTCGACATCGGTTACAAGACCGAAGGCGTTATCCCGAGCCGCGAGCTCTCGATCAAGCACGACGTCGACCCGAACGAGGTCGTCGCCGTCGGTGACGAGATCGAAGCCCTTGTTCTTCAGAAGGAGGACAAGGAAGGCCGCCTGATCCTCTCGAAGAAGCGTGCCCAGTACGAGCGCGCCTGGGGCACCATCGAGAAGATCAAGGAAGAGGACGGGATCGTCACCGGTACCGTCATCGAGGTCGTCAAGGGTGGTCTCATCCTCGACATCGGCCTCCGTGGCTTCCTCCCGGCTTCCCTGGTCGAGATGCGCCGCGTCCGCGACCTCCAGCCCTACGTGGGCAAGGAGCTCGAGGCCAAGATCATCGAGCTGGACAAGAACCGCAACAACGTGGTCCTGTCCCGCCGTGCCTGGCTGGAGCAGACCCAGTCCGAGGTCCGCCAGACGTTCCTCACGACCCTGCAGAAGGGTCAGGTCCGTTCCGGCGTCGTCTCCTCGATCGTCAACTTCGGTGCCTTCGTGGACCTGGGTGGCGTCGACGGTCTGGTCCACGTGTCCGAGCTGTCCTGGAAGCACATCGACCACCCCTCCGAGGTCGTCGAGGTCGGCCAGGAGGTCACGGTCGAGGTCCTCGACGTCGACATGGACCGCGAGCGTGTCTCCCTGTCGCTGAAGGCGACCCAGGAAGACCCGTGGCAGCAGTTCGCCCGCACCCACCAGATCGGCCAGGTCGTGCCCGGCAAGGTCACGAAGCTGGTTCCGTTCGGTGCGTTCGTCCGCGTGGACGAGGGCATCGAGGGTCTGGTCCACATCTCCGAGCTGGCCGAGCGCCACGTGGAGATCCCGGAGCAGGTCGTCCAGGTCAACGACGAGATCTTCGTCAAGGTCATCGACATCGACCTCGAGCGCCGTCGCATCAGCCTCTCGCTGAAGCAGGCCAACGAGTCCTTCGGTGCCGACCCGGCCTCGGTCGAGTTCGACCCGACGCTGTACGGCATGGCCGCGTCGTACGACGACCAGGGCAACTACATCTACCCCGAGGGCTTCGACCCCGAGACCAACGACTGGCTCGAGGGCTACGAGAAGCAGCGCGAGGAGTGGGAGCGCCAGTACGCCGAGGCGCAGACCCGCTTCGAGCAGCACCAGCAGCAGGTCATCAAGTCCCGCGAGGCGGACGAGAAGGCAGCTGCCGAGGGCGGCACCGAGGCCGCCGCTCCGGCTGCGGCCGGTGGTGGCGGTTCGTACTCCTCCGAGGGCCCGGACAACTCCGGCGCGCTGGCCTCGGACGAGGCGCTTGCCGCGCTGCGGGAGAAGCTGGCCGGCGGCCAGAGCTGA
- a CDS encoding PAC2 family protein — MLDPQGLYAWEPKGLAVVDMALAQESAGLVMLYHFDGYIDAGETGDQIVDRLLDSLPHQVVARFDHDRLVDYRARRPLLTFKRDRWAAYEEPTLDVRLVQDATGAPFLLLSGPEPDVEWERFAAAVQQIVERLGVRLSVNFHGIPMGVPHTRPVGITPHGNRNDLVPGHASPFEEAQVPGSAEALIEYRLMEAGHDVLGVAAHVPHYIARSPYPDAALTVLEAITAGTGLVLPAIAHALRTDAYRTQTEIDRQIQEGDEELVALVQGLEHQYDAAAGAEVRGNMLAEPVEIPSADEIGREFERFLAEREGDG, encoded by the coding sequence GTGCTTGATCCGCAGGGTTTGTACGCATGGGAGCCGAAGGGCCTCGCCGTGGTCGACATGGCGCTCGCCCAGGAGTCGGCCGGACTTGTCATGCTCTACCACTTCGACGGATACATCGACGCGGGCGAGACCGGCGACCAGATCGTCGACCGGCTCCTCGACTCGCTGCCCCACCAGGTCGTCGCGCGCTTCGACCACGACCGGCTCGTGGACTACCGGGCCCGCCGCCCGCTGCTGACGTTCAAGCGCGACCGCTGGGCCGCGTACGAGGAGCCCACCCTCGACGTGCGGCTGGTCCAGGACGCCACCGGGGCACCCTTCCTGCTGCTGTCCGGCCCGGAGCCGGACGTGGAGTGGGAGCGCTTCGCCGCGGCCGTCCAGCAGATCGTGGAGCGGCTCGGCGTCCGCCTGTCGGTGAACTTCCACGGCATCCCCATGGGCGTCCCGCACACCCGCCCCGTGGGCATCACTCCGCACGGCAACCGCAACGATCTCGTGCCCGGCCACGCCAGCCCCTTCGAGGAGGCTCAGGTGCCCGGCAGCGCGGAGGCGCTGATCGAGTACCGCCTCATGGAGGCCGGACACGACGTCCTGGGCGTCGCCGCGCACGTACCGCACTACATCGCCCGCTCCCCGTACCCGGACGCGGCGCTGACCGTCCTGGAGGCCATCACGGCAGGGACCGGCCTGGTGCTGCCCGCCATCGCCCACGCCCTGCGCACGGATGCGTACCGCACGCAGACCGAGATCGACCGGCAGATCCAGGAGGGCGACGAGGAGCTCGTCGCGCTCGTCCAGGGCCTGGAGCACCAGTACGACGCCGCAGCGGGCGCCGAGGTCCGGGGCAACATGCTCGCCGAGCCCGTCGAGATCCCGTCGGCGGACGAGATCGGACGCGAGTTCGAGCGTTTCCTGGCGGAACGGGAGGGGGACGGCTGA